A stretch of Tenrec ecaudatus isolate mTenEca1 chromosome 2, mTenEca1.hap1, whole genome shotgun sequence DNA encodes these proteins:
- the OLIG1 gene encoding oligodendrocyte transcription factor 1 — protein MYYAVSQARVNAAPATMLRPQRPGDVQLGASVYELVGYRQPPSSSSTSSSSTPVPLLPKAGREKPEAPPECRGSGPGLGANTGARTDAKEEQQQQLRRKINSRERKRMQDLNLAMDALREVILPYSAAHCQGAPGRKLSKIATLLLARNYILLLGSSLQELRRALGEGAGPAAPRLLLAGLPLLAAAPGSVLLAPGAVGPPDALRPAKYLSLALDEPPCGQFALPGGGAGSSPGGPGLCTCAVCKFPHLVPGGLGLATAQAQFSK, from the coding sequence ATGTACTATGCGGTTTCCCAGGCACGCGTGAACGCGGCCCCCGCGACCATGCTGCGGCCGCAGAGGCCCGGAGACGTGCAGCTCGGGGCCTCCGTGTATGAGCTAGTGGGCTACCGGCAGCCGCCCTCCTCGTCCTCCACGTCCTCGTCTTCCACGCCggtccccctcctccccaaggcGGGGCGCGAGAAGCCAGAGGCACCGCCCGAGTGTCGGGGCTCTGGGCCCGGGCTGGGTGCGAACACGGGCGCCAGGACGGACGCcaaggaggagcagcagcagcaactgcGGCGCAAGATCAACAGCCGCGAGCGGAAGCGCATGCAGGACCTGAACCTGGCCATGGACGCGCTGCGCGAGGTCATCCTGCCCTACTCGGCGGCGCACTGCCAGGGCGCGCCGGGCCGGAAGCTCTCCAAGATCGCCACGCTGCTGCTCGCCCGTAACTACATCCTGCTGCTGGGCAGCTCGCTGCAGGAGCTGCGCCGCGCCCTGGGAGAGGGCGCCGGGCCCGCCGCTCCGCGCCTGCTGCTGGCCGGCCTGCCGCTGCTCGCCGCCGCGCCGGGCTCCGTGCTGCTGGCGCCCGGCGCCGTGGGGCCCCCGGATGCGCTGCGCCCCGCCAAGTACCTGTCCCTGGCGCTAGACGAGCCGCCGTGCGGCCAGTTCGCACTCCCCGGCGGCGGCGCGGGGAGCAGCCCCGGCGGCCCGGGCCTGTGCACCTGCGCTGTCTGCAAGTTCCCTCACCTGGTTCCCGGCGGCCTGGGACTGGCGACCGCGCAGGCACAATTCTCCAAGTGA